A single region of the Leclercia sp. AS011 genome encodes:
- a CDS encoding oxidative damage protection protein — translation MARTIFCTFLQREAEGQDFQLYPGDLGKRIYNEISKEAWAQWQHKQTMLINERKLNMMNVEHRKQLEEEMVNFLFEGKEVHIEGYTPPEK, via the coding sequence ATGGCCAGAACAATTTTTTGCACCTTCCTGCAACGCGAAGCAGAAGGCCAGGATTTCCAACTCTATCCGGGCGATCTGGGTAAGCGCATCTATAACGAGATCTCAAAAGAGGCGTGGGCGCAGTGGCAGCATAAGCAAACCATGCTGATTAACGAGCGCAAGCTCAACATGATGAACGTTGAACACCGTAAACAGCTCGAAGAGGAGATGGTGAATTTCCTGTTTGAAGGGAAAGAGGTGCACATCGAAGGTTATACGCCGCCAGAAAAATAA
- the mutY gene encoding A/G-specific adenine glycosylase: MQASQFSAQVLDWYDKYGRKTLPWQTEKTPYKVWLSEVMLQQTQVATVIPYFERFMARFPTVTDLANAPLDEVLHLWTGLGYYARARNLHKAAQQVVSLHGGQFPETFDEVAALPGVGRSTAGAILSLSLGKHFPILDGNVKRVLARCYAVGGWPGKKEVEKRLWEISEAVTPAHGVERFNQAMMDLGAMVCTRSKPKCELCPLNNLCVAYANHSWAQYPGKKPKQTLPERTGYFLLMQHQETVYLAQRPPSGLWGGLFCFPQFEDEDSLRDWLAQRGIPADTLVQLNAFRHTFSHFHLDIVPMWLPVSSFTACMDEGNALWYNLAQPPSVGLAAPVERLLQQLRVGATV; encoded by the coding sequence ATGCAAGCCTCTCAATTTTCAGCCCAGGTGCTGGACTGGTACGACAAATACGGGCGTAAAACCCTGCCCTGGCAAACTGAAAAAACACCCTACAAAGTATGGCTCTCTGAGGTGATGTTGCAACAAACGCAGGTCGCTACTGTTATCCCCTACTTTGAGCGCTTTATGGCGCGTTTTCCCACGGTGACCGACCTGGCAAACGCCCCGCTCGATGAGGTGCTGCATCTGTGGACCGGGCTCGGCTATTACGCTCGCGCCCGCAATCTGCACAAAGCCGCTCAGCAGGTGGTGTCACTGCACGGGGGGCAATTCCCGGAAACCTTCGATGAAGTGGCCGCCCTGCCGGGCGTCGGGCGCTCCACCGCTGGCGCGATCCTCTCCCTCTCATTGGGTAAACATTTCCCTATTCTCGACGGCAACGTGAAGCGCGTGCTGGCCCGCTGCTACGCCGTTGGCGGCTGGCCGGGCAAGAAAGAGGTGGAGAAACGCCTGTGGGAGATCAGCGAAGCAGTGACGCCCGCCCACGGCGTTGAACGCTTTAACCAGGCGATGATGGATCTGGGGGCGATGGTCTGCACCCGCTCGAAGCCAAAATGCGAGCTCTGCCCGCTGAATAATCTGTGTGTGGCCTATGCCAACCACAGCTGGGCGCAGTATCCCGGTAAAAAGCCGAAGCAGACGCTGCCCGAGCGCACCGGCTATTTTCTGCTGATGCAGCATCAGGAGACTGTCTATCTCGCCCAGCGCCCGCCAAGCGGTTTGTGGGGCGGCTTATTCTGCTTCCCGCAGTTTGAGGATGAGGACAGTCTTCGCGACTGGCTGGCGCAACGCGGCATCCCTGCCGATACTCTTGTGCAGCTCAACGCGTTTCGCCACACCTTCAGCCACTTCCATCTGGATATTGTTCCAATGTGGCTTCCTGTGTCCTCATTCACCGCGTGCATGGATGAAGGCAACGCTCTCTGGTATAACTTAGCGCAACCGCCGTCAGTGGGGCTGGCAGCTCCCGTGGAGCGCCTGTTACAGCAATTACGTGTCGGGGCAACGGTTTAG
- the trmB gene encoding tRNA (guanosine(46)-N7)-methyltransferase TrmB has protein sequence MKNDVISPEFDENGRPLRRIRSFVRRQGRLTKGQQHALDNYWPVMGVEFTEQPLDFVALFGRDAPITLEIGFGMGASLVAMAKARPEQNFLGIEVHSPGVGACLATAHEEGVENLRVMCHDAVEVLHKMIPDNSLHMVQLFFPDPWHKARHNKRRIVQAPFAELVKSKLKLGGVFHMATDWEQYAEHMLEVMSGLDGYKNQSASNDYVPRPDSRPVTKFEQRGHRLGHGVWDLMFERVK, from the coding sequence ATGAAAAACGACGTCATATCACCGGAATTTGATGAAAACGGCCGCCCGCTGCGCCGTATTCGCAGCTTTGTCCGCCGTCAGGGGCGCCTGACGAAGGGACAGCAACATGCGCTGGATAACTACTGGCCGGTGATGGGCGTGGAGTTCACCGAACAGCCGCTCGACTTCGTGGCGCTGTTTGGCCGTGATGCGCCGATTACGCTGGAGATCGGTTTTGGCATGGGCGCTTCGCTGGTGGCCATGGCGAAAGCGCGTCCGGAGCAGAACTTCCTCGGCATTGAGGTTCACTCACCGGGCGTGGGTGCTTGCCTGGCGACGGCCCATGAAGAGGGCGTTGAGAACCTGCGGGTGATGTGTCATGACGCGGTGGAAGTGCTGCACAAGATGATCCCTGACAATTCTCTGCACATGGTTCAGCTCTTTTTCCCTGACCCATGGCACAAAGCGCGTCATAATAAACGCCGTATCGTTCAGGCACCTTTTGCTGAGCTGGTAAAAAGTAAACTGAAGCTGGGTGGCGTTTTCCACATGGCCACCGACTGGGAACAGTATGCGGAGCATATGCTGGAAGTGATGTCAGGTCTCGACGGGTATAAAAACCAGTCGGCGAGCAATGATTACGTGCCGCGTCCTGACTCACGTCCGGTAACGAAATTTGAACAGCGTGGCCATCGTCTTGGTCACGGCGTATGGGACTTAATGTTCGAGAGGGTAAAATAA
- a CDS encoding YggL family protein, whose product MAKNRSRRLRKKMHIEEFQEIGFSVAWRFPEGTSVEKIDEDVDAFINEVIEPNKLAFDGSGYLAWEGLICKQEIGQCTEEHQAIVRKWLEDHKFEDVRISELFDIWWD is encoded by the coding sequence ATGGCAAAGAACCGTAGCCGTCGTCTGCGTAAGAAAATGCACATCGAAGAATTCCAGGAGATCGGTTTTTCGGTGGCATGGCGTTTCCCGGAAGGCACCAGTGTAGAAAAAATTGATGAAGACGTGGATGCGTTCATCAATGAAGTCATCGAGCCGAACAAGCTGGCGTTTGACGGTAGCGGCTACCTGGCGTGGGAAGGTTTGATCTGCAAACAGGAGATCGGCCAGTGCACCGAAGAGCATCAGGCTATCGTGCGTAAGTGGCTGGAAGACCACAAATTCGAAGATGTGCGCATCAGCGAACTTTTCGATATTTGGTGGGACTAA
- a CDS encoding DUF2884 domain-containing protein: MMRKTLLAAALMATALTAHAEYKCEVTPRDDVILSPQTVQVKGENGNLVITPDGNVMFNGKQYSLSAAQREQAKDYQADLRSALPWIDEGAQTRVEKGRVALDKIIAKEVGESSNMRSRLTKLDAQLKEQMNRIIEHRTDGLTFHYQAIDQVRADGQQLVNQAMGGILQDSINEMGAKAVLKGGGNPLQGVLGSLGGLQTSIQNEWKNQEADFQKFGKDVCKRVVSLEESRKALVGSLK; this comes from the coding sequence ATGATGCGCAAAACGCTGCTCGCTGCGGCTTTAATGGCTACGGCTCTGACCGCTCACGCAGAATACAAATGCGAAGTCACGCCGCGTGACGACGTGATCCTGAGCCCGCAAACCGTGCAGGTAAAAGGTGAGAACGGCAATCTGGTGATCACCCCGGATGGCAACGTCATGTTTAACGGCAAGCAGTACTCGCTCAGCGCTGCCCAACGTGAACAGGCTAAGGACTATCAGGCCGATCTGCGCAGCGCGCTGCCGTGGATCGATGAAGGCGCTCAGACCCGGGTGGAGAAAGGCCGTGTTGCGCTGGATAAGATCATCGCCAAAGAGGTGGGGGAGAGCAGCAATATGCGCTCGCGCCTGACCAAACTGGATGCGCAGCTAAAAGAGCAGATGAACCGCATTATCGAACATCGCACCGATGGCCTGACGTTCCACTATCAGGCGATCGATCAGGTGCGCGCCGATGGCCAGCAGCTGGTGAATCAGGCGATGGGCGGCATTTTGCAGGACAGCATCAACGAAATGGGCGCCAAAGCGGTGCTGAAAGGCGGCGGCAACCCGCTGCAGGGCGTGCTGGGTAGCCTGGGTGGCCTGCAAACCTCGATTCAGAACGAGTGGAAGAACCAGGAAGCGGATTTCCAGAAATTCGGTAAAGACGTGTGCAAGCGCGTGGTATCGCTGGAAGAGAGCCGCAAAGCGCTGGTGGGATCGCTGAAGTAG